The Amycolatopsis coloradensis sequence GGCGCGGGATTCATCGGCGCGGAGGTCGCGTCCGCGTGCCGCCTGCTCGGGCACGAAGTGACGGTGGTCGAGGCGATGCCCGTGCCACTCGCCTCGGTCCTCGGCGCGCGGATGGGCGCGGTGTGCGGGGACCTGCACGCCGAGAACGACGTCCGGCTGATCACGGGCGTCCCCGTCGCCGGGTTCGACGGCGACGGTCGTGTCACCGGCGTGCGGCTCGCCGACGGCCGCGAGCTTCTCGCCGACCTCGTCGTCGCCGGAGTGGGGGCGCGGCCCGCCATCGGATGGCTGACCGGCTCCGGGCTCGCCGTCGACGACGGGGTGCTGGTCGATTCCGGCTGTGTCACAGTGAATCCCCGAGTGATCGCGGTGGGTGACGTCGCGCGGTACCGCTGTCCACTGCGCGGCGGGCGGGTCCGCGCCGAGCATTGGACGGCGGCCTCGGAACAGCCGGGCGTCGCGGTCGCGAATCTGCTCGCCGGATCGACCGTCACGCATTTCGCACGGCACGGTTACTTTTGGTCCGATCAGTACGGACGGCGGCTCCAATTCGCCGGAGTGGCCACGGAAGACGTGCGGATCGCCGAAGGGGACGTCGCTTCGAAGCGGTTCGTCGCGACCTATCACCGCGGCGACGTCCTGGCCGGTGTGTTCGCGATCGACTCGCCGAGGCCGTTCACCAGGCTCCGACGTGCGCTGAGGTCTCTTGGTGAACCCCGCCGGTGAGTCGGCGCAGCGGGTTCACGCGTGTGGTCGCTTTGTGACGTACTTCTTCAGCTCCGCTGACGGGGCTCCAGGGCCCGAAGACCCTACTCGGATGGAGCAATTTGCCCGATTCGATGATCTTTCTGGTGGTCACATCGCCGGGTCGCGCGCTCGCGCGGGGAAACTAGTGCGAACATAGGTTTATGAAGGCACGTGTTCTGGTCGTCGACGACGACCCTGCTCTCGCGGAGATGCTCACCATCGTGCTGCGTGGGGAGGGGTTCGACACAGCCGTCGTGGCCGACGGCTCACGGGCGCTGCCCGCGCTTCGCGAGCTGAAACCGGACCTGGTCCTCCTCGACCTCATGCTGCCCGGGATGAACGGCATCGACGTCTGCAAGGCGATCCGGGCCGAGTCCGGCGTGCCGATCGTGATGCTCACCGCCAAGAGCGACACCGTGGACATCGTCCTCGGGCTCGAGTCGGGGGCCGACGACTACGTGGTCAAGCCCTTCAAACCGAAGGAACTCGTGGCCCGCGTCCGCGCCAGGATGCGCCGCACCGAGGCCGAGCCCGCCGAGTCGCTGACGATCGGCGACCTCGCGATCGACGTCCCCGGCCACGAGGTGACGCGCGAGGGGAAGGCCATCCCGCTGACCCCGCTCGAGTTCGACCTGCTGGTCGCGCTCGCCCGCAAGCCGCGTCAGGTGTTCACCCGCGAGGTGCTCCTCGAGCAGGTGTGGGGATATCGCCACGCCGCCGACACCCGGCTGGTGAACGTGCACGTCCAGCGGCTGCGTTCGAAGGTGGAGAAGGACCCGGAACACCCCGAGGTGGTGTTGACCGTTCGCGGCGTCGGGTACAAGGCCGGCCCGCCGTGATCACCCCATGAGCGGACGCTTGCGAAGGCTTGCCCAGACCACGATGCGCCACTTCCGGCGCATCGTGGTTTTCGTGCGCCGCAAGGTCGTCTCGTTCAACGAACTGTGGCGGCATTCGCTGCAGTTCCGGGTCACGGTGTCCACACTGGCGCTGTCGTCGGCCGTGGTGTTCGTGCTGGGCATGGTGCTGCAGAACCAGATCACCGAACGGCTGCTGGAGACCAAGCAGAACGCGGCGATCGCGCAGACGAGGGCGGTCGTCGAGACCGCGGCCGGTGAACTGGTCGGTGTCGGCACCGAAAGCCCCGAAGCGCTGACCGCGCGGATGAAGAACGCGCTGAAGAAGATCTCCAGCACGACGACTTCGCAGGACAGCGCCGGATCGGCCGCCGGAACCTTCGAACCGGTGCTGGCGGCCGGCGGCCGCGACCAGTCGAGCAAACCGGTGTTCGCCGGCCCCTACGACCGGGTGCCGGAGCGGCTGCGCCAGTTCGTGGAGACCGAACAGGTCAGCCACCTGATCCACACGGTCACCGAGCCCGACGGCGGCAGGACGACGTACCTGATCGTCGGTGCCCCGGTGAGCACGATGATCA is a genomic window containing:
- a CDS encoding NAD(P)/FAD-dependent oxidoreductase is translated as MRTIAVVGTSLAGLRAAQELRGRGFDGRLVMIGAEPPYDRPPLSKDFLLGKVSADDLALAGQDDLDALAAEWHLGVRAEKLGREGVTLGDGTTVAADGYVIATGAVARTLDAARDLSGIHTLRTLGDAVALKAALAAGPSSVVVIGAGFIGAEVASACRLLGHEVTVVEAMPVPLASVLGARMGAVCGDLHAENDVRLITGVPVAGFDGDGRVTGVRLADGRELLADLVVAGVGARPAIGWLTGSGLAVDDGVLVDSGCVTVNPRVIAVGDVARYRCPLRGGRVRAEHWTAASEQPGVAVANLLAGSTVTHFARHGYFWSDQYGRRLQFAGVATEDVRIAEGDVASKRFVATYHRGDVLAGVFAIDSPRPFTRLRRALRSLGEPRR
- the mtrA gene encoding MtrAB system response regulator MtrA, whose protein sequence is MKARVLVVDDDPALAEMLTIVLRGEGFDTAVVADGSRALPALRELKPDLVLLDLMLPGMNGIDVCKAIRAESGVPIVMLTAKSDTVDIVLGLESGADDYVVKPFKPKELVARVRARMRRTEAEPAESLTIGDLAIDVPGHEVTREGKAIPLTPLEFDLLVALARKPRQVFTREVLLEQVWGYRHAADTRLVNVHVQRLRSKVEKDPEHPEVVLTVRGVGYKAGPP